The following are from one region of the Bacillales bacterium genome:
- a CDS encoding EYxxD motif small membrane protein — MSFWEYFTHSAFTYATIIGAIVVILIFWMRNRKDARK; from the coding sequence TTGTCATTTTGGGAATATTTCACGCATTCCGCATTCACCTATGCAACCATCATCGGAGCCATCGTCGTCATCCTCATCTTTTGGATGCGCAACCGGAAAGACGCTAGGAAATAG